One Panulirus ornatus isolate Po-2019 chromosome 20, ASM3632096v1, whole genome shotgun sequence genomic window, gaaataaaaagagcgtggttgagagagcagaagaggatgttttgaaatggtttgggcacatggagagaatgagtgaggaaagattgaccaagaggatatatgtgtcagaggtggagggaacgaggagaagtgggagaccaaattggaggtggaaagatggagtgaaaaagattatgtgtgattggggcctgaacatgcaggagggtgaaaggagggcaaggaatagagtgaactggatagatgtggtatactggggttgacgtgctgtcagtggattgaatcagggcatgtgaagcgtctggggtaaaccatggaaagttgtgtggggcctggatgtggaaagggagctgtggtttcaggcattattgcatgacagctagagactgagtgtgaacgaatggggcattcgttgtcttttcctagtgctacctcgcacaaataaggggggagggggatggtattccacgtgtggtggagtggcgatgggaatgaataaaggcagacagtgtgaattgtgtgcatgggtatatatgtatgtgtctgtgtgtgtatatatatgtgtacattgagatgtataggtatgtatatttgcgtgtgtggacgtgtatgtatatacattgtgtatgggggtgggttgggccatttcttttgtctgtttccttgcgctacctcgcaaacgtgggagacagcgacaaagcaaaataaaaaaaaataaaaataaactaaAATCCCTAAAATACAGCCTGGGGTTGTCAAGTGAAAAATCTGAACTGCAACAATAACCCTTTCAAGCATGCTATTGTCTCAAAAACGTAATTACAAAATAACTTAAAAATGATAACTACAGTAATAACCAAGCACATTTAAAGAAGGTCAATAGTTGTGGATgggctgtgtgtgttgttggaaaCTTGAAACCTATACCCCTAACCCTCTAGTACCAAAAAATACAAGAAGCAATTGTGTTCCTTACGGTTCCCCCTGCAAGATAAAAATATAACTTGCAAAAAGGCAATGATATTGTCTTTTATATGTGCTACAAATTTAATCAAGCTTCCCACCTTCAGCACTCTTAAGTTACATTACTtgtaaaaaataattttttctaaTAATTAAGAAAACTTGCTCAAATATGCACCTCAAAACCTTATCAGATTGTTGTCTTCACACAGTTTACAAGATGAGTAGAGGTCTAGAGGGTCAAAAAGGCTAAGATCTCAGTTACATAAGCATATTCTTAATTTTGCTGCAAGCTGGATTTGAGGGTCATTAGCGAAGGGGTTAATGGTGGGGTGAGTAAtggtggcacacacacatacacaacctcacTCTCTACATTTCTAAACACATCCAATGACCTACCGAGTGATTCTGAAAACCATTTTAGTATATATGACAAGGTACAAGTCATACAGCACATGGACCTACCATAGCCTAATCATGGGTTTCCTCATCCCATTTAGTTTATGATGAAAGTAATGTGTTCTCTACAATATATAAATTTACAAACAAAGCATTTACCTTCTATCTCCTTTTCAATCTACACAAATCTTTCTGAATCTTTCAGTCTAATCATTTTCCCTTTaatattatacattttcctttgtcCTATACAAAACTTTGATTGCAATTATTTTGCTCCTCCTTTCTCTATTTTCTAATTGCTGCCTGGCTCCTGTTTTGTCTATCTTTTCCACAGAAAATTTCCATCATCTTTGGCCTTTAGTTCTTTCACAGAACTATCTCTCATCTTTGGCCTTTGGTTCTTCACAGAACCATCTCTCATCTCTGTCCccttttctttatatcataacaATGTAATCCCTATAGAAGCATGTAAAAGGTTTGACTTGTGACTGAAATCTGTCTCAGATGAACTAAGAGTGTATAACTATATCATGCTGGTGGCAACAGAAAAGAATAGTCTTATTCATCAAACATGACCTTCAATGAGCTGATCTTGCTGGCCAACACAGCAAAAGCTCAACAAAGATAGGTAATCTTCTGGCTCCCTTAATATAGACTTTGCAAACTTTTATAATAAAATTATTTAGCAAATATAAACTTTAACTTCTTGATCATAATACTATAATCCATGGGTATGATAGCATGACCTTcaacctgacccttatgggtggAGTTACAGGCCAGACCTCTTACTCATGGGATTAACTTACCTTTTCCACTCTGTCAGGCACATATGATGGATCGCAGTACACCTGCTTGCATTTGGCCGTCTCATTTCCAGATCGCACACCAACTACCTTACCATCCTCCATAACTATTTCATCGATTGGCTTGTCCAGCATATAGGTACCTCCATAGATTGCAGACAACCTAAAAATGGACATATGAATAGACCAAAACAAAAACAGTAAAcaaattctaagaaaaaaaatatactcagTTCATTATGAGGCAGGGATAACTATAGCTATCTTGAAACTCAGAAGCATCCTCCAAGAATAAACATTAAAATAGGGTTTCTTAACTAGGAGGTAATTTCCCAGAGAGGAAATACTTAATAAGGCTGATCCTGAATTTTCATATTCCACATCCTTTCCAAACCTCAACATTCACAtgtttcaatgaaaaaaaatttcatatgtaTTTTTTGTCCACTACTTTCACTGTAATAACATGTAGGAGTTTTGTATATGTTTCAGTGCAATGCTCTTAAAAAGTGCAAGAGTACCTTTTTTTCCTATCACAATCAATATCATTCATTGATACTATTTtcacagcagaaaaaaaataagtttataaAATTACCAGCCACACAAGTCAGAGACAGTGTTGTCAAAGTCAGGCACTGGCAATACTGCAATCCCGCCATAGTCATTAGCTGCCTAACCCTCAAAATTCATGTAACATACTTAGCGGCATATAAGTTACTTTGGTTTATAATACGAAGCATCCCTGAAGTGGTCATGAatatgctgtaaaaaaaaaaaaaaaaaaaaaaaaaaaaaaaaaaaaaaaactgaccatATCTGAAATGTGAAACATTATTTCTATTCAAAAGATAAAGATCTGAAataagaatatgttcacaactCAATGGTTTGCCTAAAGAAACAAAAACCCATTCTAAAAGATTTGCAGTTCACGAGAAATGACCCCACAAAACTATAATATGCATTGTAGAATCTGACAACTTACCTAGCAAAACCTTGAGGAAGTTCACCAAGACCATATAGAGGATAGAGGTATGGTGATTTACCATAGCGAGCAAGTGAGTCACTGTACAACTTGATTCTCTTCAAGGTTTCACCGGCTGGCCAATTCAAATATTCATCATCTCtgaagaaagaaattagaaaCCACTTAAGTAATTTTTTCTTTGCAAATTCATAAAAATTATCTTCTGTATACAAAATTATCAAACAGATGATGTGTGACATGTTGTGAAACAAAGACAAGTAAAAAATGAGTATAGAAAAagtacagaaggaaaaaaaatgaatgagccATCTAAATACAAATACAGCCTAAACTTCTCACCTGTAAAGTGCCAGAGCATGTCCTGTGAAGTCAATGGTGTTCTTATCAAGATTATAATGAGTAAATACTGCACTCATAGTGGTGGTCTTGGGATCAAAACATGGCATAGCTTTCCAGGTACAAGGATCATCATCTCTGTAATCCTGGGCAAACACTAGGAAATTCTTGAACCTCCgtttctcaaacatacccatcaaaTCTGTAGCAAATAAATTTTTCATTCAACTTAATACACTAGAATGGGAAAAATTTTGTACAATTTTAAGAAACAAACTATTCAATTTAGGTTAGTATCAACACGAAGATATCTATTATTTTCCACTGGTCTCATTTATAAGGAGCTATTCAAATGCACACTTGCAAAAATTAATATCCCATATATCCAGTGTCCTTAAGCAAACTGTCTTCAAGACTAATAAAAGTGCTTCTAAATTTTTTATTCTGCAAACTTCATCTTTCTAATCAAACTAAGGTCCCTATTGACACTTATATCAAGTCACAGAATGAGTCTATTTCACATAACTAAAAACCACTTCTTTGACATCACCTTCTAAAGTAGCTATGACAAATATTTCACACATTTGCCCATCTCTTATGGTTTACCTCTTCACCCTGTATCTTCAACTGTATTATCACAGATCTTCCTAACCAATCTACTATCATCTGTTATGCATAAGACTATTTCAAGGGAAAGGTGATCTCATTCAAGTAAAGATGATCCCTCTTGGTAAGGCTTTTCCTGCATGGCTAATTTTAATGAGAGGAAGTGGTTCACTATTCAAGGCTGAATTAATATCAATCTGGGATTAAAAGGGTGATGGTAGACCAGCAGTTCTTCAGACAATGTCCAAAACAACATAttagtttatgtatatgtatgtatgagtctgcatgtatactgtatatacatacaatactTTTTTATTCTCACCCTTCTtaaatgttgaaggctccaaaaAAGTtaaagcctctcactccatccttccatctacttgttctcccaccccccaccacttCCATGTatatactcagtctctctctgCTTATCAATTTTTTGATATGTACATAATTTTAGTCAGTCTCTCTTTGATAATATCCGTGTGTCTAAACTACTTCAACATGTGAATAAATCCTACCAGAGGAGTTATTCAACTCTGCCTGTTCAAGGTCATACTACACATGGAAAGCCACCTTTagcaaggttgtatcactgggagtactaTCTtcttaaagaacttctcactccaaaggaatcttaTTCCCTCTGCCACGTAAAGGCATGCTGCTTtaagcagcaggagcctttgtAAGGTACTTAACACAATCTTCCATAGAAACTGGTCTTAGGGtacttataaacaaataaaaataaaatcttaCCAGATGTTAATGCTTCTTTCTCATCAGCAGGAACTTTAGATATTCTGTTACCCTTATATACATAACTACCCTCAACAGATTTGAACTCCAGGTAACGGGTGACACCAGTGTGGATGAGAAGCTTCACTAGTTGACCATTAGCCATCAGAAATTTTGGAATGAGATCAACATTCCAGTCCCTGAAAAAAGTTAAGCAAGAGACAAAAGTCACAAGTGAACATTTTTCCAACAATCTTGGCATACAAAAATTCTTAATTCATATAGGCAAAACTTCCTTTATCTTTTACACATCTAAGTTCAATCTACTAATCAATCTCAAACTAAATCCCTTCAGTTTGAAACATTTTATCACACTTTCAGATGCAAAGTAAACACCATCATACTATGGAAGAGAATGGTCATgtcagcaaaaagaaaaaaaaaaaaggataaataggAGTAATATATACATTTGGACCATTCAAATACACTGCAAGAGGGGTtccttccaatatatacataaaaattctACCAGTGCTAAATAACGAGGTGTTCACACTTATCtactaccttcacacacacacacagaaaaaaaaaaaaaagaaaatgcagctAACAGTTCAAGGTCTTTTTTCAGCCCAaaccttttttgttttaaaattgaaatatggcagtgaaaagcttctatacttgaaataatcataggaaatatatcataatggggacagatacccaataaacaAAAACTGAAAAATCACAGTCTTCCAAAAAGAGTAACAATTACTTATTTATGGGCCTTAAtatccccaacatatatttcaatctcatttaaattcagcatgaaaaacagtcCTTATGCTaaggttttgaagcaaatctattaccctcacaatATACCAAAAATTCAGGGAATCTTCTAGCCCAAAAATCTTTGTGTTCTAAAATTCAAATATGACAACAATGAAATGCTCTCCCAAGCTGACAGATACCTAATAAATACAAACCAAATAATTAGAATCTTCTAAAGGAGTCACCATCAAATACTTATTTAAAGGCCTTAATGTCCTTGACATATTTTTCAATCTCAGATTTGAATTCAGCGTGAAAAATTGTCCTTATGctgattttttcaagaaaatctaataccCTCAAAATAATACTAATTGCAAGTAATAGTTCAGAGAATTCTTTTGCCCAAAAACCTTTTCTGTTTTATCTGTTGCCTTTGGGAAGCattgtgagatattttccatgattatgtcaagTAAACAGGCATTTcattgtcatatttcaatttaaaaaaaaaaagtttttaggctgacacagagggcaactctagcaatgtgtctgcagaggctcctacctcatgAATCCTACTTACTAATACTACCTAATGAGTCTACCTAAAGTGATGATTACTCTTTTACAAGATTCTATTCGGtccatatttattgggtatctgtcatCTTGGGGAAGGGCTACattatattttctgtgattatttcaagtacagaattGTCTcattgtcatatttcaatttcaaaacaaaaaggtttttgggctaaaaaaaaatttgaatactacaatttttggtatttctgAGTTGGTAATAGGTCTGCTTAAAAATCAAAATATTAAATATAAGAGCTCATTTTCATGTTGAattcgaatctggggttgaaaaaTAAGCTGGGGAACAAAAaagcctgtaaataagtaatcaaTGGTTACTCCTTTAGAAAATTGTTAATTATTCATATATGGTTCATATTCATTGGGTATCTCACAATGATGAAGCATTATCAGATAATTTTCATGATTATCTtaaagtatagaagcgtttcattGTCACATTTCAATTTCAAACAAAATGGGTTTTgggctgaaaaattccctgcaatttttggaacttctgtgagggtaatagatttgacTGAAAACCTCATTACAAGGATTATTTTTCAAactgaatttaaatctggggtTAAATTTATGTTGGAtgacattaaggcctgtaaatagGTAATCAATCATTACTCTTTTCAGAAGATTCTGCGGTTATTTGGTTTGTATTTATTGAATATTTGTTTGAAATCATGATATATCTACtttgattacttcaagtatagaagcatttcattgtcatatttcaactttatatgaaaaagatttctgagctgaaaaattccctgaaatatatatattatctgcaaTTTTTGTATGggcaatagatttgcttgaaaactagtttttttcatacacattcaccatttcccgcattagtgaggtagtgttaagaacagtcgaccgagccttcgagggaaaatcctcacttggcccccttccctgttccttcttttgaaaaagcaaaaactggaggggaggatttccagctccccactcccttctctgttagttgccttttatgacaagtAGGGAATGCATGAGTAGTATACTATAAGGACAAATTATCATGCCCaattcaaatctggggttgaaatatatgttggggtataattaaggcctgtaaataacttttcaaaagagaagggggccaagcaaggatatttcctccaaggctcagtcctttgttcttaatgctacctccctaacacgggaaatagcgaatataaaaaaaatcaacaatcaATCAGTAGCTGTTTCAACTGTGGCTCGAACGTTGTGTAAGCTacatcttcttttaaatctatgaAACCAACCATggcttgctgtgaagttcttgaAGAAATTCTTGCCCACTCTCGccccttcaaagtctcaaaaagacttctagcctttgtCTGAATGGTTAGCAAGATTAGTGGTGCATgttttttaatttgatcttccatctacagcatcaaaaacttcatttcctgGAAAGGCCCTTGTCATTGCTTTGTTATCATTATGGGCTTCACACTTGCAAAACTGCTTCACgtattttttttctgtcctttAAAATTAAACATCGAATGGGAAAAGTGTAGATAATGTACAATCACATCCCTTTTCTTCCTttatattgggtgattaccttcattttcatttcctaatAGTGTGtcttcctcagcttcttgccagatctatcaacatgtgaagggtttttcctcttgctcatcatCTTCCTTGGGGTTTATTAATGATAGATCTTGGATACTCTAACTTGGATCTAACAGAATATACCTTCTCAACCTCATCATTAATAAATCCTGGAAATCCATACGTAATATTGTGATGTCCATTTTTTTTAATAGAAAAAGTGCATCTCAGGATCACAATCTTATAACTAAGATCTATTTTGCAAGtagtgataaagaaaaataacataaaaCACTTGCTGACATCAGTTGTAGCCTTACTGACACTGATGCAATCACCACCAAGGGAGCTTGTTACATGTTTCAAACCTAAAAAGGAATAGTCAGATAACGCCATGAAAGGCAAAATAATTTCTAAAGCCAATAACCTAAAGCTGAATAATGATCTGCAACAGTCATTATACCTGAAAGATACAAGTAGTATCCCACCAAGCTCACTGATCCTGTCTGTAAAAGCCAAGACCCTCGATATGGACACCACTGTCGAATCTCGAGCAAAGTTACAAGACGTCAGCTGACTACAGCCAGCCGTGGGGCTTTACATAGACTGAAGCTAGTGCCCATTTACCTAAAAAGCAAAggcaaggtgaaaaaaaggggtgggTTAGGTGCCACCTGCCAAAGATTAGGAGCCCATCCCAGGGGATGTGAAGCCAGCAAAGCTAGTCATTGCACCATCTCATGTGAATATTGAAGAGATATGCCTTCCTTCACAGCCAACTTAGTGGTGCCCTCTGGAGCCATTTCCACTAGTTCTCCCATGCCTAGGTACCCCAAAACATTCATCTCACTTCATTAAGAAATCAAAATGAGCCAGTCTCATATTTGACCGGGTAAGATGAAAATGCCTGTACTGCTAATGCATCTTTCAAATACTGTAAACTAGGAACCAGCATTGACAaaatgatggactgggctcacaggtgACAAACTAATCTTAATATCAATACAAGCAAAGTTTTATATACTGGTAACAAAAGCAAAacggcaagctacagtatgaatctGTTGAACtccaaaaggtaaatgaggaaaaagactaaGGCATAATAAATATCTGGTGGCCTACAACCAGATAatcagtacacagaagcagtgaaaagagcaaacaaaaatAGTTGGATTCATAGGTATGTCCTTTGAAATAAAGTCCAGGGAAATAATTACTCTTGACATTCACTGGTTCATCCTAATCATAAATTTTGTGTTCAGTTTTAGTAACTTTaccccgcccccccaaaaaaatgacaATGGAAAGAGTGCAGTGTCAAGCTAAAAAGATGATTCTGATAATCCTGACTTGTCAAGTTACTGAAGACTTGATTCATATGATTTCACCTGTTGtagtggatacaaactcgtgcGCAAACTTTTTACCTCAAATGAGCATAAGTAATTTTTCTTCAAAGGGTAAACATCTGAAATGATATGCCAACTCGAGTGGCTGAAGGCCGTACTATAGGTaaaggcaaagtactttttcttcagcaggactgttaacatatgaaaTATGCCAATTAAAATGGCTGAAAGCTGTCCTATAAATACATTAATGAATACACTAAATATCTCACTTCAAGTACACAACTTATATTGGTAGTACCTCCTTTgtcacactgacaatttgcaTGTTATCCTCTATGAATTctctgtatatcatctgacttgtACCACACAAATCTGcgagtttttgatatcttccactatcacaaacatccttgaaagaacccaatggtctgttgcttcttgaatctctctctatccattgtATTCTTTACTGCACATTGTTACTCCATACTCTAGAGAAAACAGTGACATGTTAAACAGGCttcattatacattttccttCTCTGATATTCATAAAATATATCTACAAACTGGGTGTCTGCTACAGTCTAGAAATAGCATAAAACCAGACTTTTCCAGTTATCAAAGGTTTTCCCCTCAAGAACAAGGTGTATGCAAGGTAGGGTAATTCTAGTCTTCTAAGGTCTTGCAAGTCATTCTAATATCAATCAGCTGGCTTAACAAAAAATCAGATTTAATTAGTGTTTTAAATTTCAGGCATTAAAACATACAGATGTTCACTTCATATCTTACATATCTctacatacagaaaaaaaagtacATCAATTAAATCATAATACAACAAACAGTGCTCAAATCATATTACGATTTTTTTGGTTTACAATGTATTCATTTTGAAATATGCATTACTCCAATAAATACTAACTACAGCTGCCATAACACATTAAAATGAATTAACACAATTTACCTGGTACGACCATATGACTCTTCAGGtagtgggaggccaaatttggTGAAGAGATCCTCCAATGGTGTAATCGAGGCACTCTCTCCACCATAATATTTGTTTCGGTCCATGTGCAGCACCTTCTTCCCCGACACTGACAACATTCCAGATATGATGCATTCCTGCAAATACACAACAATATATCTTTCACACTCATTAAACCAAACGACAAAATCTCTTCAAAGCGAACATATATGTAACACACAttatacacaaagtacaaccagaTAAACACTTTAAAGATGAAGATTATGCTTGTGAAAACTTGCTTTAAGGTGTAGTATTTTGGAGCAACTAtaaagtgaaatgaagttcataaAGTTATTCCAAGTGAATAAGATTCATAGTTTCCTAACAAAACCTAAGTGAAGACAAAGTTTGATCATTCGAACCAGTTTCCTAACAAAACCTAAGTGAAGACAAAGTTTGATCATTCGAACCAACAATTACTGAAACACCAGTttaccaagattttttttttatagtattcaAATACTAGAATAACATGAGACTTTAACAATCTCATATCCCACTGCCAACATAGATGAGCCACCAATATCAAAACACTGAAAATCTGTTTTTGGCCATTAAGGTTAAATACATGTAAGTCAATAAATTTTCAGAGCATAGTTTATATATAgtttatgtgtggtgtgaggtggtttgatcgagtaagtaacgtaagggtaagagagatgtgtggaaataaaaagagcgtggttgagagagcagaagagggtgttttgaaatggtttgggcacatggagagaatgagtgaggaaagattgaccaagaggatatatgtgtcagaggtggagggaacgaggagaagtgggagaccaaattggaggtggaaagatggagtgaaaaagattttgtgtgatcggggcctgaacatgcaggagggtgaaaggcgggcaaggaatagagtgcattggatcgatgtggtataccggggttgacgtgctgtcagtggattgaatcagggcatgtgaagcgactggggtaaaccatggaaagctgtgtaggtatgtatatttgcgtgtgtggacgtatgtatatacatgtgtatgggggggggggtgggccatttctttcgtctgtttccttgcgctacctcgcaaacgcgggagacagcgacaaagtataataaaataaaaaaaaatatatatatatatatatatatatatatatatatatatatatatatatcatcctggggataggggattaagagtacttcccacgtattccctgcgtgtcgtagaaggcgactaaaaggggagggagcggggggctggaaatcctcccctctcggtttttttttaattttccaaaagaaggaccagagaattgggccaggtgagggtaccctcaaaggcccagtcctctgttcttaacgctacctcgctaatgcgggaaatggcgaatagtttaaaagaaaaagaaaagaaatatatatatatatatatatatatatatatatatatattctttctttcttttctttcatactattcgccatttcccgcattagcgaggtagcgttaagaacagaggactgggcccttgagggaatatcctcacctgggccccttctctgttccctcttttggaaaaaaaaaaaaaaaaaaaaaaaaaaaaaaaagtgagaggggaggatttccagccccccgctccctccccttttagtcgccttctacgacacgcagggaatacgtgggaagtattctttctcccctatccccagggatatatatatatatatatatatatatatatatatatatatatatatatatatatatatatatatattatatatatatatatatatatatatatatatatatatataactttaaaagTAAAGTTCATGGTCACTAATTCATGATTCAACTTTCTTGGACTCTTGAACTTCACTCCAAAATACAGTGGTCTCTAAAACATTTAGTTTGTTGATGCATCAACCAAGTGCAAAAAGCTTTATCCCTGAAGCATAATTCATATGACCAAAAATCAACTTTACTTCAGTCCCTCTCTATGCTTTGATGTTACATAAATGTAAGCAGTGTTCTAGTGAGGAACTGACAGACACAGTGCAGACTCATGCATGACTGACTCCACACCAGCCACTGTGACTCATAGGGGGTTGCCAGATACTCACTGGACTTCTTTACTCCCCACTTCCTAGATCCCTTCCACCGACCAGATTTTTATAAGTCACCTGTAATATAATGATGTGGATACATGAGTATCTGAACACACCAAATCAATTTCAATGTTCAATCAACATAAGAAAAAATTTCCTCCA contains:
- the Gdi gene encoding rab GDP dissociation inhibitor alpha, whose protein sequence is MDEEYDCIVLGTGLKECIISGMLSVSGKKVLHMDRNKYYGGESASITPLEDLFTKFGLPLPEESYGRTRDWNVDLIPKFLMANGQLVKLLIHTGVTRYLEFKSVEGSYVYKGNRISKVPADEKEALTSDLMGMFEKRRFKNFLVFAQDYRDDDPCTWKAMPCFDPKTTTMSAVFTHYNLDKNTIDFTGHALALYRDDEYLNWPAGETLKRIKLYSDSLARYGKSPYLYPLYGLGELPQGFARLSAIYGGTYMLDKPIDEIVMEDGKVVGVRSGNETAKCKQVYCDPSYVPDRVEKVGQVVRAICLMDHPVTNTKDALSTQIIIPQKQVNRNSDIYVSLVSYTHQVAAKGWFIAMVSTTVETDNPEAEILPGLNLLGPIKQKFVTVSPIYKPVEDGQESQIFISESYDATSHFETTCLDVLSIYRRGIGEDFDFSKVKHNLGDEDM